A window of the Gemmatimonadaceae bacterium genome harbors these coding sequences:
- a CDS encoding amidohydrolase: MLRLIPRSLLFLASASIALAQGTTPAADLIVTNARIYTVDASRPVVEAIAVAGGRVLFAGNASGALALRGTATKVVDLGGRTVIPGMVDAHLHIAGLGDALHIVDLTGTTSYDEVIARIAARARQVPKGQWVLGRGWDQNDWGDTRFPTHDKLTAAVPDHPVYVVRVDGHAGLANLKALQAAGVTAATPDPTGGHIERDANGAPAGVFVDNAQGLVRRTIPRQTREDVKTSILDAVKEAQRWGLTGGHDAGAGATELDVYEELAKSGQLKFRVNAMISDNAQTIDAWFKRGALADGYNGTLWVRSIKLYADGALGSRGAALLEPYRDDPKNTGLLVSAPAHIQEVAARALKAGFQVNTHAIGDRGNRLVLDAYEAALKANPTADHRFRVEHAQILNFDDIPRFAALGVIPSMQSSHQTSDMYWAEARLGAGRLLGAYAWRSLLNTGVVVPNGSDAPVEQVNPLISFHAAVSRQDARDWPPGGWYPAERMTRDEALKSMTIWPAYAAFQEKVLGSLTPGKYADFVVLDQDIMRCPAETILHTRVLQTWVGGTRVYETAP, translated from the coding sequence ATGCTCCGCTTGATCCCACGTTCCCTGCTGTTCCTCGCCAGCGCCAGCATCGCGCTCGCGCAAGGCACGACACCCGCTGCTGATCTCATCGTCACCAACGCGCGCATCTACACCGTGGATGCGTCCCGTCCGGTGGTGGAGGCCATCGCCGTCGCCGGCGGCCGCGTGCTCTTCGCGGGCAACGCGTCGGGCGCGCTGGCGCTGCGCGGCACGGCGACGAAGGTGGTGGACCTCGGCGGCCGCACCGTCATTCCCGGCATGGTGGATGCGCACCTGCATATCGCCGGGCTCGGCGACGCGCTGCACATCGTCGACCTGACCGGGACGACGAGCTATGACGAGGTCATCGCCCGCATCGCCGCGCGCGCCCGGCAAGTGCCGAAGGGGCAATGGGTGCTGGGACGCGGATGGGACCAGAACGACTGGGGCGACACGCGCTTCCCGACGCACGACAAGCTGACCGCGGCGGTTCCTGATCATCCGGTCTACGTCGTGCGCGTCGACGGCCACGCCGGACTCGCGAACCTCAAGGCGCTGCAGGCGGCCGGCGTCACGGCCGCGACGCCGGACCCGACCGGGGGCCACATCGAGCGGGATGCGAACGGTGCCCCGGCCGGCGTCTTCGTCGACAATGCGCAGGGGCTCGTGCGGCGCACCATTCCACGGCAGACGCGCGAGGACGTCAAGACATCCATTCTCGACGCGGTCAAGGAGGCCCAGCGGTGGGGGCTCACCGGCGGGCATGATGCCGGCGCCGGCGCCACCGAACTCGACGTGTACGAGGAACTCGCCAAGAGCGGACAGCTGAAGTTCCGCGTCAACGCGATGATCAGCGACAACGCCCAGACGATCGACGCCTGGTTCAAGCGCGGTGCGCTGGCCGACGGCTATAACGGCACGCTCTGGGTGCGCTCCATCAAGCTCTACGCCGATGGCGCCCTCGGCTCGCGCGGCGCCGCGCTGCTCGAACCGTACCGCGACGACCCCAAGAACACCGGCCTGCTCGTGTCGGCGCCGGCGCACATCCAGGAGGTGGCAGCCCGCGCGCTGAAGGCAGGATTCCAGGTGAACACGCACGCCATCGGCGACCGCGGCAACCGCCTGGTGCTCGACGCCTACGAGGCGGCGCTCAAGGCGAATCCCACCGCGGACCATCGCTTCCGGGTGGAACACGCGCAGATTCTGAACTTCGACGACATCCCGCGGTTTGCCGCGCTCGGGGTCATCCCCTCGATGCAGTCGAGCCACCAGACGAGCGACATGTACTGGGCCGAGGCGCGGCTCGGCGCCGGCCGACTGCTGGGCGCATATGCCTGGCGTTCGCTGCTCAACACCGGCGTCGTCGTGCCCAACGGCAGCGACGCGCCCGTCGAACAGGTCAACCCGCTCATCTCGTTCCACGCGGCCGTGTCGCGGCAGGATGCCCGCGACTGGCCACCCGGGGGATGGTATCCCGCCGAGCGCATGACGCGCGATGAAGCCCTCAAGTCGATGACCATCTGGCCCGCGTATGCGGCGTTCCAGGAGAAGGTCCTGGGCTCGCTCACCCCGGGCAAGTATGCGGACTTCGTCGTGCTCGATCAGGACATCATGCGCTGTCCCGCCGAGACCATCCTCCACACCAGGGTGCTGCAGACGTGGGTCGGCGGAACGCGCGTGTACGAGACGGCCCCGTGA
- a CDS encoding PDZ domain-containing protein codes for MRPIVSFAALAAALQIAVAPIALAQPAVAGVADSLSAGIDDVRYQLRFDAAHGVMRSIGVEMTFTVRGPRPVLLSLPAWTPGAYEISDYARDVSGFSVTAEGKALRWDKSDPDTWRIEPDGAHEITVRFEARADSLDNAFNWARDDFALINGTNVFLYPEGQSPAFRSRVSVRTEPGWRVLTGLERDSTGAFTAPSYHELVDAPFFVGRFDVDSAEIAGRWMRLATFPRGSVAGGRRAKLWESLRRSVPPQVAIFGETPWTTYTVMQIADSSFGGMSALEHQNSNVGVIGTPYLDESFVPSVYAHEIFHAFNVKRLRPSDLWPYRYDRAQPTTWLWVSEGITDYYADVVMVRGGAITPAGFLAVTQGKMDHVAQLAPVALEDASLQTWLRMRDGTQDIYYDKGSLAGLALDILIRDATDNAASLDGVMRALYGRTYKAGRGFTAQEWWDAVSRAAGGASFADFNRQYVDGREPFPWTSWLAKAGWRYAVDTLVEPRLGVVLSPEAEGQLITQVSERGAAALAGVRVGDILVSVDGIAAAGFDFFDTWRSRARAGAPMTLVVRRDGRSLTLKGTVQVMTMINARLEDDPAASPRARRIRNGILIGALDGK; via the coding sequence ATGCGCCCAATTGTCTCTTTCGCCGCGCTGGCTGCGGCCCTCCAGATCGCCGTGGCGCCCATCGCCCTGGCGCAGCCCGCCGTTGCCGGCGTCGCCGACTCCCTGTCGGCGGGCATCGATGACGTCCGCTACCAGCTGCGCTTCGACGCGGCGCACGGCGTCATGCGATCGATCGGCGTGGAGATGACGTTCACCGTGCGCGGCCCGAGGCCCGTCCTGCTCTCGCTCCCCGCGTGGACGCCGGGGGCCTACGAGATCAGCGACTACGCGCGCGACGTCTCGGGCTTTTCGGTCACCGCGGAGGGGAAGGCGCTTCGGTGGGACAAGTCCGACCCCGATACCTGGCGCATCGAACCGGACGGCGCGCACGAAATCACCGTGCGCTTCGAGGCGCGCGCCGATTCGCTGGACAACGCGTTCAATTGGGCGCGCGACGACTTCGCGCTCATCAATGGCACCAACGTCTTCCTGTATCCCGAGGGGCAATCACCCGCCTTTCGCTCGCGGGTGAGCGTGCGGACGGAACCCGGCTGGCGCGTGCTCACGGGGCTCGAGCGCGACAGCACCGGCGCGTTCACCGCGCCCTCGTATCACGAGCTGGTCGACGCGCCATTCTTCGTGGGACGGTTCGACGTGGACAGCGCGGAGATTGCCGGGCGCTGGATGCGGCTCGCGACGTTCCCGCGTGGCAGCGTGGCCGGGGGACGGCGCGCGAAGCTGTGGGAGTCGCTGCGCCGGTCGGTGCCGCCCCAAGTGGCGATCTTCGGCGAGACGCCGTGGACGACCTACACCGTGATGCAGATTGCCGATTCGTCCTTCGGCGGGATGAGCGCCCTCGAGCACCAGAACTCGAATGTCGGCGTCATCGGCACGCCGTACCTGGATGAGTCGTTCGTGCCCAGCGTCTACGCGCACGAGATCTTTCACGCGTTCAACGTGAAGCGGCTGCGTCCGTCCGACCTGTGGCCCTACCGGTACGACCGCGCCCAGCCGACGACCTGGCTGTGGGTGAGCGAAGGGATCACGGACTACTACGCCGACGTCGTCATGGTGCGAGGCGGCGCCATCACGCCCGCCGGATTCCTCGCCGTCACGCAGGGGAAGATGGACCACGTCGCGCAGCTCGCGCCGGTGGCCCTGGAGGATGCGTCGCTGCAGACCTGGCTGCGCATGCGGGACGGCACGCAGGACATCTACTACGACAAGGGGTCGCTGGCCGGGCTCGCGCTCGACATCCTGATCCGCGACGCCACCGACAACGCCGCGTCGCTGGACGGCGTGATGCGTGCGCTGTACGGGCGCACCTACAAGGCGGGGCGGGGATTCACGGCGCAGGAGTGGTGGGACGCCGTCTCACGCGCGGCGGGCGGCGCGTCGTTCGCGGATTTCAATCGGCAATATGTGGACGGCCGCGAACCGTTCCCGTGGACGAGCTGGCTTGCGAAGGCGGGGTGGCGCTATGCCGTCGACACGCTGGTCGAGCCGCGGCTGGGCGTCGTGCTGAGCCCCGAGGCCGAGGGGCAGCTCATCACGCAAGTGAGTGAGCGCGGGGCCGCCGCGCTCGCCGGCGTGCGCGTGGGTGACATTTTGGTGAGCGTGGACGGCATTGCCGCCGCCGGCTTCGATTTCTTCGACACGTGGCGATCGCGTGCCCGCGCCGGGGCGCCGATGACGCTGGTGGTGCGCCGCGACGGCCGGTCCCTGACACTCAAGGGCACCGTGCAGGTGATGACGATGATCAACGCGCGACTGGAGGATGATCCCGCGGCGTCGCCCAGGGCGCGGCGCATTCGGAACGGCATCCTCATCGGGGCGCTCGACGGCAAGTAG
- a CDS encoding ATP-binding protein, which yields MALLTRATFNSQSLTRLALAVGCGAATWTLNQIPAQILSAETPKFALGGAFVLFAFRALGPLPGLLAAVIGYASASSVSEVVLVATALYAIEGYVVTRLADRTRSLVVADVLFWLTGGALLDAVAYLWWMSLTPGFVLLLVVKQILNGVLNAVLAEWGARSPWVRARLGLPAESLRSWREVLFDRTVPIVMVPMAIIVLLLARASNAAARNQLAAELRQVAASADEGADRFLRSRLASLEDLQDAVFVAGDPAGQRTATLLRDFVDAHGEFVNVFVTNAAGTVVAAAPERSSTGALNVGRDISRRPYFTAARTSRRPEFGDLVLGQLRVRRHGVEPILPVAVPLITAQGGFGGVVMGALDVAALRAILRARASRGEGAVQLLDRTGRVVASSNPRWPPGTPRSAELRDAIEDHESVVQTIASASTDTYTDRLGVAPRLTTLYRVSAFPFSILVDEPMSTVHHEMIPTSLALVALMLVALLAVYAVARTLGAQLVAPLRSIGAVAEDLANGQLVPREILHRFGSSPVQEIRTLGAQFSRMDDALRERREADAQAVQRSESRYRETLEQLAQAQKMEGIGRLAGGIAHDFNNLLTPIVGYTDLALSSVPADNPARKDLALVRTAAGRAKEVVAQLLAFGRAQVLDTRRIDLAEVVAEFEPLLRKSLSVNHDLTVIAEPGIIVDADRAKVQQVLMNLVLNAADAMPSGGRVEVRLGVADIDQPDPSDPEPLARGAYGVIEVEDVGVGMDEETQRRAFDPFFTTKPRGKGTGLGLSTAYGIARQHRGTIEVVSALGEGTRMRVLLPLATAVPHLVDSAPPLPDVLISPGMPADEGARTICVVEDEGAVRELVRVTLTRAGFRVLAARDGEEALTRVAAYDGRIDLLLSDVVMPGLSGPELARRMRQARPSARVLFMSGYASDVIADEGGSISDGGLLAKPFTPDELVARVREAIDGKV from the coding sequence ATGGCCCTGCTGACTCGCGCGACCTTCAATAGCCAGTCGTTGACCAGGCTCGCGCTGGCCGTCGGCTGCGGCGCGGCCACGTGGACGCTCAATCAGATCCCCGCGCAGATCCTGTCGGCCGAGACGCCGAAGTTCGCCCTCGGCGGCGCCTTCGTGCTGTTTGCGTTCCGCGCGCTCGGCCCGCTTCCCGGCCTGCTCGCCGCCGTCATCGGGTATGCATCGGCCAGCTCGGTGTCCGAAGTGGTGCTGGTGGCGACCGCGCTGTACGCCATCGAGGGCTACGTCGTCACGCGCCTTGCCGACCGCACGCGCAGTCTCGTGGTGGCGGACGTCCTGTTCTGGCTGACCGGGGGCGCGCTTCTGGATGCCGTGGCATACCTGTGGTGGATGTCGCTGACACCCGGCTTCGTTCTGCTGCTGGTGGTCAAGCAGATCCTGAATGGCGTCCTGAATGCCGTGCTGGCCGAGTGGGGGGCGCGGAGTCCCTGGGTCCGGGCTCGCCTGGGCCTGCCGGCCGAATCGCTGCGATCGTGGCGCGAGGTGCTCTTCGACCGCACGGTCCCGATCGTGATGGTGCCGATGGCGATCATCGTGCTGCTGCTTGCCCGCGCGTCGAACGCGGCGGCACGCAACCAGCTCGCCGCCGAACTCCGTCAGGTGGCCGCGAGCGCCGATGAGGGTGCCGATCGTTTTCTCCGTTCACGCCTGGCCTCGCTCGAGGACCTGCAGGACGCCGTCTTCGTGGCCGGCGACCCCGCCGGCCAGCGCACCGCGACGCTGCTCCGCGACTTCGTCGACGCGCACGGCGAGTTCGTGAATGTCTTCGTGACCAATGCCGCCGGGACGGTGGTGGCAGCCGCGCCGGAACGGTCGAGCACCGGAGCGCTGAACGTCGGGCGGGACATCAGCCGTCGCCCGTACTTCACGGCCGCGCGCACGAGCCGCCGCCCCGAATTCGGCGACCTCGTGCTCGGACAGCTCCGCGTGCGCCGGCACGGCGTGGAGCCCATTCTCCCGGTCGCTGTTCCGCTGATAACGGCGCAGGGCGGATTCGGCGGCGTGGTGATGGGGGCGCTCGATGTCGCGGCGCTGCGCGCGATCCTGCGGGCCAGGGCGAGCCGGGGCGAGGGGGCCGTGCAGCTGCTCGACCGGACGGGGCGCGTGGTGGCGAGCTCGAATCCGCGCTGGCCGCCCGGCACGCCGCGCAGCGCGGAACTCCGTGACGCCATCGAGGATCACGAGAGCGTGGTGCAGACCATCGCCTCCGCCAGCACCGACACGTACACCGATCGCCTGGGCGTCGCGCCGCGGCTGACCACGCTGTACCGCGTGTCGGCGTTCCCGTTCTCGATTCTGGTGGACGAGCCGATGTCGACGGTGCACCACGAGATGATCCCGACGTCACTGGCGCTTGTCGCGTTGATGCTCGTCGCCCTGCTCGCGGTGTACGCCGTGGCGCGCACGCTCGGGGCGCAGCTCGTCGCGCCGCTGCGTTCCATCGGCGCGGTGGCGGAGGACCTCGCCAACGGCCAGCTCGTGCCTCGCGAGATCCTCCACCGGTTCGGCTCGAGCCCGGTGCAGGAGATTCGCACGCTGGGTGCGCAATTCTCCCGCATGGACGACGCGCTGCGCGAACGCCGCGAAGCCGATGCCCAGGCCGTGCAGCGAAGCGAGTCGCGATATCGGGAGACGCTGGAGCAGCTGGCGCAGGCGCAGAAGATGGAGGGGATCGGCCGCCTCGCCGGCGGTATCGCGCATGACTTCAACAACCTGCTCACGCCGATCGTCGGCTACACCGACCTCGCCCTGTCGAGCGTGCCGGCCGACAATCCGGCGCGCAAGGATCTGGCCCTGGTCCGCACCGCGGCCGGCCGCGCCAAGGAAGTGGTGGCCCAGCTGCTCGCCTTCGGGCGCGCGCAGGTGCTCGACACGCGCCGCATCGACCTGGCCGAAGTGGTCGCCGAGTTCGAGCCGCTCCTGCGCAAGTCACTCAGCGTGAACCACGACCTGACCGTGATCGCCGAGCCGGGCATCATCGTCGACGCCGATCGGGCCAAGGTGCAGCAGGTGCTGATGAACCTCGTGCTGAACGCCGCCGACGCCATGCCGTCGGGCGGGCGCGTCGAGGTGCGCCTGGGCGTCGCCGACATCGATCAGCCCGATCCATCCGATCCCGAGCCGCTGGCGCGCGGTGCCTACGGCGTGATCGAGGTCGAGGACGTGGGCGTGGGCATGGACGAGGAGACGCAGCGCCGCGCCTTCGATCCGTTCTTCACCACCAAGCCGCGCGGCAAGGGGACGGGACTCGGCCTGTCGACCGCGTATGGCATCGCGCGACAGCACCGCGGGACCATCGAAGTGGTGAGCGCCCTCGGCGAGGGGACGCGCATGCGGGTGCTCCTCCCGCTCGCGACGGCGGTGCCGCACCTGGTCGATTCGGCGCCGCCGCTGCCGGACGTGCTCATCTCGCCCGGCATGCCGGCCGACGAAGGGGCGCGCACCATCTGCGTGGTCGAGGACGAGGGGGCGGTGCGCGAGCTCGTGCGCGTGACGCTCACGCGGGCCGGCTTCCGCGTGCTGGCGGCGCGCGACGGTGAGGAGGCGCTCACCCGGGTGGCGGCGTACGACGGGCGCATTGACCTGCTGCTTTCCGACGTGGTGATGCCGGGGCTGAGCGGCCCGGAGCTGGCGCGGCGCATGCGGCAGGCGCGCCCGTCGGCGCGCGTGCTCTTCATGTCCGGCTACGCGTCCGACGTGATTGCGGACGAGGGCGGATCGATCAGCGATGGCGGACTGCTCGCGAAGCCCTTCACCCCCGATGAGCTGGTTGCACGGGTGCGCGAGGCGATCGACGGCAAGGTCTAG